The following coding sequences are from one Xiphias gladius isolate SHS-SW01 ecotype Sanya breed wild chromosome 14, ASM1685928v1, whole genome shotgun sequence window:
- the shhb gene encoding tiggy-winkle hedgehog protein: MVLMRVMLSVSLCLLLASVISGCGPGRGYGKRRHPKKLTPLALKQFIPNVAEKTLGASGKYEGKITRNSERFKDLTPNYNPDIIFKDEENTNADRLMTQRCKDKLNSLAISVVNQWPGVKLRVTEGWDEDGHHSEESLHYEGRAVDITTSDRDKSKYGMLSRLAVEAGFDWVYYESKAHIHCSVKAENSVAAKAGGCFPGSSTVILADGGTKPLKELEVGDKVLAADQQGNLVLSDFLMFMDQDQKIEREFHVLETDKPHRRLTLTATHLVFVMNNNSTNSSDIMAVFTSKVKIGQRLLVVGNEQPDHLIPARVTRVFVKQHEGSYAPVTSHGTIIVDQVLASCYAVVEDHNLAHWVFAPVRLWCSFLSLVGLSSVHHADGVHWYPELLYHVGRWLMDSSSFHPQS, from the exons ATGGTCCTGATGAGAGTGATGCTGTCGGTGTccctctgcctgctgctggcGTCCGTTATCTCGGGCTGTGGACCGGGCAGGGGATACGGGAAGCGAAGGCACCCCAAGAAGCTGACACCGCTGGCTCTCAAACAGTTCATTCCCAACGTGGCAGAGAAAACCCTGGGAGCCAGCGGCAAGTACGAAGGAAAGATCACCCGCAACTCGGAGAGGTTCAAGGACCTGACTCCCAACTACAACCCCGATATTATTTTTAAGGATGAGGAGAACACCAACGCCGACCGGCTCATGACACAG AGGTGTAAGGACAAACTGAACTCTTTGGCTATTTCAGTCGTGAATCAGTGGCCCGGGGTTAAACTTCGGGTGACAGAGGGCTGGGATGAGGACGGCCATCATTCTGAGGAGTCTCTGCATTACGAGGGCCGAGCGGTGGACATCACCACCTCAGACCGAGACAAGAGCAAGTACGGCATGCTGTCAAGGCTGGCTGTGGAGGCGGGCTTCGATTGGGTCTACTATGAGTCCAAAGCCCACATCCACTGCTCTGTGAAAGCAG AAAACTCTGTGGCAGCAAAGGCAGGAGGTTGCTTCCCTGGTTCATCCACAGTGATCCTGGCAGATGGAGGGACTAAACCACTGAAGGAGCTTGAGGTGGGGGACAAGGTGCTGGCTGCTGACCAACAAGGAAATCTTGTTCTCAGTGATTTTCTTATGTTCATGGACCAGGACCAAAAGATTGAGCGAGAGTTCCATGTCCTGGAGACCGACAAGCCACACCGCAGACTGACACTGACTGCAACTCACCTTGTCTTTGTTATGAACAACAACAGTACCAACAGCAGTGATATTATGGCTGTATTCACCAGTAAGGTAAAAATAGGACAGCGGCTTCTTGTTGTTGGGAATGAACAGCCAGACCACCTCATCCCTGCTAGAGTGACAAGAGTTTTTGTAAAGCAGCATGAAGGGTCCTATGCACCTGTAACATCTCATGGAACCATCATAGTTGACCAGGTTTTGGCATCCTGCTATGCGGTAGTTGAGGATCACAACCTTGCACACTGGGTTTTTGCCCCAGTTCGCCTTTGGTGCTCATTCTTGTCACTGGTTGGGCTCAGCAGTGTTCACCATGCAGATGGCGTCCACTGGTACCCTGAGCTCCTCTACCATGTGGGGAGATGGCTAATGGACAGCAGTTCTTTTCATCCACAAAGCTGA